In a single window of the Orcinus orca chromosome 9, mOrcOrc1.1, whole genome shotgun sequence genome:
- the ZNF800 gene encoding zinc finger protein 800 isoform X2, which produces MPLRDKYCQTDHHHHGCCEPVYILEPGDAPLLQQPLQTSKSGIQQIIECFRSGTKQLKHILLKDVDTIFECKLCRSLFRGLPNLITHKKFYCPPSLQMDDNLPDVNDKQSQAISDLLEAIYPSVDKREYIIKLEPIETNQNAVFQYISRTDNPTEVTESSSTPEQPEVQIQETSTEQSKTVPVTDTEVETVEPPPVEIVADEVAPASDEQLQESQADLETSDNSDFGHQLICCLCRKEFNSRRGVRRHIRKVHKKKMEELKKYIETRKNPNQSSKGRSKNVLVPLSRSCPVCCKSFATKANVRRHFDEVHRGLRRDSITPDIATKPGQPLFLDSVSPKKSFKARKQKSSSKAEYNLTACKCLLCKRKYSSQIMLKRHMQIVHKITLSGTNSKREKGPNNTANSSEIKVKVEPADSVESSPPSIIHSPQNELKGTNHSNEKKNAPAAQKNKVKQDSESPKSTSPSAAGGQQKTRKPKLSAGFDFKQLYCKLCKRQFTSKQNLTKHIELHTDGNNIYVKFYKCPLCTYETRRKRDVIRHITVVHKKSSRYLGKITASLEIRAIKKPIDFVLNKVAKRGPSRDEAKHSDSKHDGTSNSPSKKYEVADVGIEVKVTKNFSLHRCNKCGKAFAKKTYLEHHKKTHKANASNSPEGNKTKGRSTRSKALV; this is translated from the exons ATGCCTTTAAGGGACAAATACTGTCAGACTGACCACCATCATCACGGATGCTGTGAACCAG TTTATATCCTGGAACCTGGAGATGCTCCTTTGTTACAGCAACCACTACAGACATCCAAATCTGGTATTCAGCAAATAATTGAGTGCTTTCGATCAG gaaCTAAACAACTTAagcatattttattaaaagatgTGGACACTATTTTTGAATGTAAATTATGCCGCAGTCTCTTCAGAGGATTACCAAATTTAATTACCCATAAAAAATTCTACTGCCCACCAAGTCTCCAGATGGATGACA ACCTTCCTGATGTAAATGATAAACAAAGCCAAGCCATAAGTGATCTCCTAGAAGCCATATATCCAAGTGTGGACAAGCGAGAATACATTATTAAGCTAGAACCCATAGAAACGAATCAGAATGCAGTTTTTCAATATATTTCAAGGACTGATAATCCTACTGAAGTCACAGAGTCAAGCAGTACTCCTGAACAGCCTGAAGTTCAAATACAGGAAACTAGCACTGAACAGTCTAAGACAGTTCCAGTTACAGACACAGAGGTGGAAACTGTAGAGCCCCCTCCTGTTGAAATTGTTGCAGATGAAGTTGCACCTGCATCTGATGAACAACTGCAGGAATCACAGGCTGACTTGGAAACTTCTGACAATTCTGATTTTGGTCACCAGTTGATATGTTGTCTTTGTAGAAAAGAATTCAATTCCAGACGAGGTGTTCGTCGTCACATTCGAAAagtacacaagaaaaaaatggaagaactaAAAAAGTACATTGAAACACGAAAGAATCCAAACCAGTCCTCTAAAGGACGCAGTAAGAATGTTCTAGTTCCATTAAGTAGGAGTTGTCCAGTATGTTGTAAATCATTTGCTACAAAAGCGAATGTAAGGAGgcattttgatgaagttcataGAGGACTAAGGAGGGATTCAATTACTCCTGATATAGCAACAAAGCCTGGGCAACCTTTGTTCCTGGATTCTGTTTCTCCTAAAAAATCTTTTAAGGCTCGAAAACAAAAGTCGTCTTCAAAGGCTGAATACAATTTAACTGCATGCAAATGCCTCCTTTGCAAGAGGAAATATAGTTCACAAATAATGCTTAAAAGACATATGCAAATTGTCCACAAGATAACTCTTTCTGGAACAAACTCTAAAAGAGAGAAAGGCCCCAATAATACTGCCAACAGTtcagaaataaaagttaaagttGAACCAGCAGATTCTGTAGAATCTTCACCCCCTTCCATTATCCATTCTCCACAGAATGAATTAAAGGGAACAAatcattcaaatgaaaaaaagaacgCACCGGCagcacagaaaaataaagttaaacaaGACTCTGAAAGCCCTAAATCAACTAGTCCGTCTGCTGCAGGTGGCCAGCAAAAAACCAGGAAGCCAAAACTTTCAGCTGGCTTTGACTTTAAGCAACTTTACTGTAAACTTTGTAAACGTCAGTTTACTTCCAAACAGAACTTGACTAAACATATTGAATTGCACACAGATGGGAATAACATTTATGTTAAATTCTACAAGTGTCCTCTTTGCACTTATGAAACTCGTCGGAAGCGCGATGTGATACGACATATAACTGTGGTTCATAAAAAGTCATCCCGTTATCTTGGGAAAATAACAGCCAGTTTAGAGATCAGAGCTATAAAAAAGCCCATTGATTTTGTTCTAAATAAAGTGGCAAAAAGAGGCCCTTCAAGAGACGAAGcaaaacatagtgattcaaaacaCGATGGCACTTCTAACTCTCCTAGTAAAAAGTATGAAGTAGCTGATGTTGGTATTGAAGTAAAAGTCACAAAAAACTTTTCTCTTCACAGATGCAATAAATGTGGAAAGGCATTTGCCAAAAAGACTTATCTTGAACATCATAAGAAAACTCATAAGGCAAATGCTTCCAATTCAcctgaaggaaacaaaaccaaaggcCGAAGTACAAGATCTAAGGCTCTTGTCTG
- the ZNF800 gene encoding zinc finger protein 800 isoform X1 has translation MPLRDKYCQTDHHHHGCCEPVYILEPGDAPLLQQPLQTSKSGIQQIIECFRSGTKQLKHILLKDVDTIFECKLCRSLFRGLPNLITHKKFYCPPSLQMDDNLPDVNDKQSQAISDLLEAIYPSVDKREYIIKLEPIETNQNAVFQYISRTDNPTEVTESSSTPEQPEVQIQETSTEQSKTVPVTDTEVETVEPPPVEIVADEVAPASDEQLQESQADLETSDNSDFGHQLICCLCRKEFNSRRGVRRHIRKVHKKKMEELKKYIETRKNPNQSSKGRSKNVLVPLSRSCPVCCKSFATKANVRRHFDEVHRGLRRDSITPDIATKPGQPLFLDSVSPKKSFKARKQKSSSKAEYNLTACKCLLCKRKYSSQIMLKRHMQIVHKITLSGTNSKREKGPNNTANSSEIKVKVEPADSVESSPPSIIHSPQNELKGTNHSNEKKNAPAAQKNKVKQDSESPKSTSPSAAGGQQKTRKPKLSAGFDFKQLYCKLCKRQFTSKQNLTKHIELHTDGNNIYVKFYKCPLCTYETRRKRDVIRHITVVHKKSSRYLGKITASLEIRAIKKPIDFVLNKVAKRGPSRDEAKHSDSKHDGTSNSPSKKYEVADVGIEVKVTKNFSLHRCNKCGKAFAKKTYLEHHKKTHKANASNSPEGNKTKGRSTRSKALVCLGKPSPRSAAALRPAAPGSRCPPAGAVTTRQAAASCRAKLRGGAARERQHAARGLGKPAPP, from the exons ATGCCTTTAAGGGACAAATACTGTCAGACTGACCACCATCATCACGGATGCTGTGAACCAG TTTATATCCTGGAACCTGGAGATGCTCCTTTGTTACAGCAACCACTACAGACATCCAAATCTGGTATTCAGCAAATAATTGAGTGCTTTCGATCAG gaaCTAAACAACTTAagcatattttattaaaagatgTGGACACTATTTTTGAATGTAAATTATGCCGCAGTCTCTTCAGAGGATTACCAAATTTAATTACCCATAAAAAATTCTACTGCCCACCAAGTCTCCAGATGGATGACA ACCTTCCTGATGTAAATGATAAACAAAGCCAAGCCATAAGTGATCTCCTAGAAGCCATATATCCAAGTGTGGACAAGCGAGAATACATTATTAAGCTAGAACCCATAGAAACGAATCAGAATGCAGTTTTTCAATATATTTCAAGGACTGATAATCCTACTGAAGTCACAGAGTCAAGCAGTACTCCTGAACAGCCTGAAGTTCAAATACAGGAAACTAGCACTGAACAGTCTAAGACAGTTCCAGTTACAGACACAGAGGTGGAAACTGTAGAGCCCCCTCCTGTTGAAATTGTTGCAGATGAAGTTGCACCTGCATCTGATGAACAACTGCAGGAATCACAGGCTGACTTGGAAACTTCTGACAATTCTGATTTTGGTCACCAGTTGATATGTTGTCTTTGTAGAAAAGAATTCAATTCCAGACGAGGTGTTCGTCGTCACATTCGAAAagtacacaagaaaaaaatggaagaactaAAAAAGTACATTGAAACACGAAAGAATCCAAACCAGTCCTCTAAAGGACGCAGTAAGAATGTTCTAGTTCCATTAAGTAGGAGTTGTCCAGTATGTTGTAAATCATTTGCTACAAAAGCGAATGTAAGGAGgcattttgatgaagttcataGAGGACTAAGGAGGGATTCAATTACTCCTGATATAGCAACAAAGCCTGGGCAACCTTTGTTCCTGGATTCTGTTTCTCCTAAAAAATCTTTTAAGGCTCGAAAACAAAAGTCGTCTTCAAAGGCTGAATACAATTTAACTGCATGCAAATGCCTCCTTTGCAAGAGGAAATATAGTTCACAAATAATGCTTAAAAGACATATGCAAATTGTCCACAAGATAACTCTTTCTGGAACAAACTCTAAAAGAGAGAAAGGCCCCAATAATACTGCCAACAGTtcagaaataaaagttaaagttGAACCAGCAGATTCTGTAGAATCTTCACCCCCTTCCATTATCCATTCTCCACAGAATGAATTAAAGGGAACAAatcattcaaatgaaaaaaagaacgCACCGGCagcacagaaaaataaagttaaacaaGACTCTGAAAGCCCTAAATCAACTAGTCCGTCTGCTGCAGGTGGCCAGCAAAAAACCAGGAAGCCAAAACTTTCAGCTGGCTTTGACTTTAAGCAACTTTACTGTAAACTTTGTAAACGTCAGTTTACTTCCAAACAGAACTTGACTAAACATATTGAATTGCACACAGATGGGAATAACATTTATGTTAAATTCTACAAGTGTCCTCTTTGCACTTATGAAACTCGTCGGAAGCGCGATGTGATACGACATATAACTGTGGTTCATAAAAAGTCATCCCGTTATCTTGGGAAAATAACAGCCAGTTTAGAGATCAGAGCTATAAAAAAGCCCATTGATTTTGTTCTAAATAAAGTGGCAAAAAGAGGCCCTTCAAGAGACGAAGcaaaacatagtgattcaaaacaCGATGGCACTTCTAACTCTCCTAGTAAAAAGTATGAAGTAGCTGATGTTGGTATTGAAGTAAAAGTCACAAAAAACTTTTCTCTTCACAGATGCAATAAATGTGGAAAGGCATTTGCCAAAAAGACTTATCTTGAACATCATAAGAAAACTCATAAGGCAAATGCTTCCAATTCAcctgaaggaaacaaaaccaaaggcCGAAGTACAAGATCTAAGGCTCTTGTCTG